The following are encoded together in the Cicer arietinum cultivar CDC Frontier isolate Library 1 chromosome 2, Cicar.CDCFrontier_v2.0, whole genome shotgun sequence genome:
- the LOC101506804 gene encoding RING-H2 finger protein ATL46, whose product MHLIHSQIHQGNGANAINTPPPPYYSSFPSFPYSSTNQKQSEATQESSSSGNKISPAILFIIVILAVIFFILGFLHLLVRFLIKHRSSSSISQSSRYPEMSESDAYQRQLQQLFNLHDSGLDQAFIDALPVFFYKEIIGLKEPFDCAVCLCEFLEQDKLRLLPNCNHAFHINCIDTWLLSNSTCPLCRGTLYAQGFSFENQNPVFEFEGSRDEDGVLGIGGVGGIGSFNKSLENHIMNGKRVFSVRLGKFRSSNNGEGVERGEGESSSNCNFDVRRCYSMGSFQYVLADSDLQVALRPSKGDGSMRQLKGIRETNDESFSIDGDVEGKKINIARKGESFSVSKIWQWSKKDNKIPSSSAATHFHDSVNTESLPWMNKVRGT is encoded by the coding sequence atgcatttgatTCACTCTCAAATTCACCAAGGCAATGGTGCTAATGCTATTAACACCCCCCCTCCTCCATATTATTCCTCATTCCCTTCATTTCCTTATAGTTCTACCAACCAAAAACAATCAGAAGCAACCCAAGAATCTTCATCTTCTGGGAATAAAATAAGTCCTGCAATTCTTTTCATCATAGTTATATTAGCTGTTATATTTTTCATCTTAGGTTTCCTTCATTTACTAGTTAGGTTTCTCATAAAGCATAGATCTTCCTCATCAATTTCACAGTCAAGTAGATACCCTGAAATGTCTGAATCTGATGCATACCAAAGACAGTTACAACAGCTATTCAATCTTCATGACTCAGGTTTGGATCAAGCATTCATTGATGCTCTTCCtgttttcttttacaaagaGATAATAGGTTTGAAAGAGCCATTTGATTGTGCTGTTTGTTTATGTGAGTTTTTGGAACAAGATAAATTGAGATTGTTGCCTAATTGTAACCATGCTTTTCACATTAACTGCATAGACACATGGTTGTTGTCTAATTCAACTTGTCCTCTATGTAGAGGGACACTTTATGCACAAGGGTTTTCATTTGAAAATCAAAATCCTGTTTTTGAGTTTGAGGGTTCAAGGGATGAAGATGGTGTTTTAGGCATCGGTGGTGTCGGTGGAATCGGTTCGTTTAACAAATCTTTGGAAAACCATATAATGAATGGGAAAAGGGTTTTTTCTGTTAGGCTTGGAAAGTTTAGAAGCTCAAATAATGGTGAAGGAGTTGAAAGAGGTGAAGGAGAGAGTAGTAGTAATTGTAACTTTGATGTTAGGAGATGCTATTCAATGGGGTCTTTTCAATATGTTCTTGCTGATTCTGATTTGCAAGTTGCTTTGAGACCTTCTAAAGGTGATGGTAGTATGAGACAATTGAAGGGAATTAGAGAAACTAATGATGAGAGTTTTTCTATTGATGGTGATGTTGAAGGCAAGAAGATCAACATTGCAAGGAAAGGTGAAAGCTTTTCTGTTTCCAAGATATGGCAATGGTCTAAGAAAGATAATAAGATACCAAGTTCATCAGCTGCTACACATTTTCATGATTCTGTTAACACTGAAAGTTTGCCATGGATGAATAAAGTTAGAGGTACATGA
- the LOC101510652 gene encoding protein trichome birefringence-like 43, translating to MGCFAIFGVLLLCFLFETHHKTVRGNIENRGCDLFDGRWVFDDSYPLYESSECPFLENEFVCLHRPHNFYLNYRWQPNGCNLPRFNGEDLLTRLKGKSLLFVGDSFSLNQWQSLTCMIHTSLPHTKYISITKEGLSTFTFPSYDVKLIFSRNAFLVDIVSERIGRVLKLDSMEVGKFWKESDILIFNSWHWWLHTGKKQPWDFVKEGKHIYRDLDRLVMYEEALKTWAQWIDENVDPNKTKVFFQGISPDHKNGSKWGKPESITCKGQKFPISESKYQGDPHPAELKLEGVLRDMLKPVYLLNITSLSQMRKDAHPSIYTGHGGHTNDCSHWCLPGVPDTWNMLLYASLVQT from the exons ATGGGGTGTTTTGCCATATTTGGTGTATtgcttttatgttttttatttgaaacacatCACAAAACGGTAAGAGGAAATATAGAAAATAGAGGTTGTGATTTGTTTGATGGTAGATGGGTGTTTGATGATTCATACCCTCTTTATGAAAGCTCAGAATGTCCATTTTTGGAGAATGAATTTGTGTGTCTTCATCGTCCTCATAACTTCTATCTCAACTATAGATGGCAACCCAATGGCTGCAACTTACCAAG ATTCAATGGTGAAGATTTGCTAACAAGACTAAAAGGGAAGAGTTTGTTGTTTGTAGGAGACTCCTTCAGTTTGAATCAATGGCAATCACTGACTTGCATGATTCACACATCTCTGCCACATACCAAATACATCTCAATCACAAAAGAAGGTCTCTCCACCTTCACCTTCCCG AGCTACGATGTTAAGTTGATATTTTCTCGTAATGCATTTTTGGTGGACATTGTAAGTGAACGTATTGGTCGAGTCTTGAAATTAGATTCAATGGAAGTAGGAAAATTTTGGAAAGAAAGCGACATATTGATATTCAATTCTTGGCATTGGTGGCTTCACACAGGAAAGAAACAACC atgGGATTTCGTTAAAGAAGGAAAACATATCTACAGAGACTTGGATCGTTTGGTTATGTACGAGGAAGCCTTAAAAACATGGGCCCAATGGATCGATGAGAATGTTGATCCTAACAAAACAAAAGTATTCTTTCAAGGAATCTCACCTGACCATAAAAa TGGATCAAAATGGGGGAAGCCTGAATCTATAACTTGCAAGGGACAAAAATTTCCAATTTCTGAATCGAAGTATCAAGGAGACCCACATCCAGCTGAACTGAAGTTGGAGGGAGTGTTAAGAGACATGTTAAAACCTGTGTATTTACTCAACATTACAAGCTTGTCACAAATGAGAAAAGATGCTCATCCATCTATATATACAGGACATGGTGGACATACTAATGATTGCAGCCATTGGTGTCTTCCTGGTGTTCCTGATACTTGGAATATGCTTTTATATGCGTCTCTTGTTCAAACTTAA